A genomic window from Flavobacterium azooxidireducens includes:
- a CDS encoding GlmU family protein, translating into MNYILFDGPVRNALLPFTFTRPVADIRIGILTIREKWEKYLGYTTTTITEEYLSEKYPMVEMEENILINASFLPNEVLVEMIKSLEKNQAIFKGEEVVAFYTNDTQEEVDFDTYEIIDYNEDGLRIEHTWDIFAKNDAAIREDFELLTEGRTSQPIPKSVNVINPENIFIEKGAKLEFVTLNASTGPIYIGFNSEIMEGSVIRGPFALCEEAQVKLATKVYGATTVGPHCRIGGEVNNSVLFGYSNKGHDGFLGNAVLGEWCNIGADSNNSNLKNNYEEVKLWSYETEGFEKTGLQFCGLMMGDHSKCGINTMFNTGTVVGVSTNIFGSGFPRNFVPSFSWGGAAGFSTYITKKAFETARIVMSRRHVEFTEEDARILEHVFEETKKWRKE; encoded by the coding sequence ATGAACTACATACTTTTTGACGGACCGGTTCGCAATGCACTTTTACCCTTTACATTCACCCGTCCGGTAGCAGACATACGTATCGGAATTTTAACCATTCGTGAAAAGTGGGAGAAATATTTAGGCTATACCACCACAACTATCACCGAAGAATATTTATCAGAAAAATATCCAATGGTTGAAATGGAAGAAAATATTCTCATCAATGCCTCTTTTCTTCCTAACGAAGTATTGGTAGAAATGATTAAAAGTTTAGAAAAAAATCAAGCCATTTTTAAAGGCGAAGAAGTAGTTGCTTTTTATACGAATGATACACAAGAAGAAGTAGATTTTGATACGTATGAAATCATCGATTATAACGAAGACGGTTTACGCATCGAACACACATGGGATATTTTTGCCAAAAATGATGCAGCCATCCGTGAAGATTTTGAACTCTTAACCGAAGGAAGAACATCACAACCGATTCCAAAAAGCGTGAACGTCATTAATCCTGAAAATATTTTTATTGAAAAAGGAGCAAAGCTCGAATTTGTCACCTTAAACGCATCCACCGGACCAATCTACATTGGCTTTAATTCCGAAATCATGGAAGGTTCGGTGATTCGCGGACCATTTGCATTGTGCGAAGAAGCACAAGTAAAGTTGGCAACAAAAGTCTACGGAGCAACCACAGTTGGCCCACATTGCCGAATTGGTGGTGAAGTCAATAACTCTGTTCTTTTTGGGTATTCCAACAAAGGTCATGACGGATTTTTAGGAAATGCCGTTTTAGGCGAATGGTGTAATATTGGAGCCGATTCAAACAATTCCAACTTAAAAAACAACTACGAAGAAGTAAAATTATGGAGCTACGAAACCGAAGGTTTTGAAAAAACCGGCTTGCAGTTTTGCGGACTCATGATGGGCGATCACAGTAAATGCGGCATCAACACCATGTTTAACACCGGAACTGTCGTAGGAGTTTCTACCAACATTTTCGGTAGCGGCTTTCCAAGAAATTTTGTACCAAGTTTCAGTTGGGGTGGAGCAGCCGGATTTTCAACTTACATCACCAAAAAAGCCTTTGAAACAGCTCGAATCGTAATGTCCCGCCGTCATGTAGAATTTACAGAAGAAGATGCAAGAATTTTAGAACATGTGTTTGAGGAGACGAAGAAGTGGAGGAAGGAATAA